The Candidatus Sulfotelmatobacter sp. DNA segment CGCCCAACCCGCGACCCAGCCCGCGGCGAGCGGTCACTCCGCGTCCCCGCCGACCGGGACGTCGCGGCCCGGGGTGGCCAGCTCGCGCGCCAACGCGAGGTACGCCTGCGCGCCCCGGCTCTTGACGTCGAACAGGATCGCCGGCTTGCCGTACGAGGGCGCCTCCGAGAGGCGGATGTTGCGCGGGATTTGGGTCTGGAAGACGCGGTCGGGGAAGTAGCGGTTGACCTCCTCGAGCACTTCGGTCGCCAGCTTGGTGCGGCCGTCGAACATCGTGATGAGCACGCCGCTGATGATCAGGTCGGGGTTGAGGCCTTCCTTCACCCGGCGCACGATCGCGATCAGCTGGCTGAGCCCTTCGAGCGCGTAGTACTCGGCTTGAACCGGGATGATGACCTCACTGGCCGCCGTCAGCGCGTTGACCGTCAGCAGCCCGAGCGAGGGCGGGCAGTCGATCAGGACGACGTCGTAGGTAGAGAGCACGGTTTCGAGCGCGGCCTTGAGGCGGGTCTCGCGTTGCTGCGTGGCGACCAGCTCGATCTCGGCGCCGGCCAGATTGAGCGTCGCGGGGACGATGCCGAGGTTCTCGATCTCGGTCGGATGCACGACCTCGGTGATCGCAGCGTGCTGTAACAGCACGCTGTACACGTCGCGCTCGACCGCCCGCTTGTCGACACCGAATCCCGTCGTGGTATTGCCCTGCGGGTCGATGTCGACGACGAGGACCCGGCGCCCCATCAGCGCCAGCGACGCACCGAGATTGACGGCGGTGGTCGATTTGCCGACCCCGCCTTTTTGGTTGACGATCGCGATGACGCGCGCCGTCGTGGGAACTACCGCGGACAACGAACCGACCTATCCGG contains these protein-coding regions:
- a CDS encoding AAA family ATPase — protein: MSAVVPTTARVIAIVNQKGGVGKSTTAVNLGASLALMGRRVLVVDIDPQGNTTTGFGVDKRAVERDVYSVLLQHAAITEVVHPTEIENLGIVPATLNLAGAEIELVATQQRETRLKAALETVLSTYDVVLIDCPPSLGLLTVNALTAASEVIIPVQAEYYALEGLSQLIAIVRRVKEGLNPDLIISGVLITMFDGRTKLATEVLEEVNRYFPDRVFQTQIPRNIRLSEAPSYGKPAILFDVKSRGAQAYLALARELATPGRDVPVGGDAE